A segment of the Cohnella algarum genome:
TCTGCGTGTAGTTCAGGCTTTCCGCCAGCTTTTCCGTTCCGCGGTGCAAATAGCCCATGACCGGCGTCGCTTCGGTGATGATTTCCCCGTCCAGCTTGACGATAATCCGAAATACGCCGTGAGTGCTCGGATGCTGGGGACCTACGTTCAAGAGCAGCTCTTCGGTCCGTATCACGCCGGCTCACACCTCCGGATCGAGCGGTACGTAGTCTTTGCGAAGCGGATGGCCCTCCCAGTCGTCGGGCATCATAATGCGCCGAAGGTCCGGATGGCCGGGAAAATCGATGCCGAGCAGATCGTAAATTTCGCGCTCGTTCCAGTTCGCGGTTTCCCACACCGGCGTCGCCGACGGAACGGACGGCGCCTCCCGGCCGGTGCGGACTTTGACGGCGTAGTTGTGTCCGCTGGCCATATTGAGCAAATAGTAGACGACTTCCATGTGCGTCTCGTAATCGACGCCCGCCACGTTCCGGAGGTAGTTCGCGTTCAGCTCGCCATGGCTTCGGAACAGGCGGGCGGCTTGCGGCCAGCGCTCGTTTTTGACGACGATCGTCGGCAAATGGCCGTTCGCCTCGTTGATCGAAGCCGCCTCGACCGCGTCCTCGGCGACGAGCTCGCGCAGCAGCCGTACGGCCCGGTCGAGCCTCTCCTGACCCGGCGAGGGCGGCTTCGGCGGCGGGGCTTCCGCCTGCGGCCCGCTATTTGCCGCCCCGGTTGCGCCCGCGCGCTCGGATTCGCTGTTCGCCCCCACTTGCCGCCGTTTCGCTTCGTTTTGCTCCTCCCCGCTCATCCGCTCGTCACCCGCTTCCCGGTTCTCGCCTCGTAGCGGATTTTCTCCTGAAGCTTGTTAATGCCGTAAATGAGCGCCGCCGGATTCGGCGGACAGCCGGGGATGTAGACGTCGACGGGAACGATTTGGTCCACCCCTTTGATGACCGAGTAGGACTTCACGTACGGGCCGCCGGCCGTCGCGCAGGACCCCATCGCGATGACCCATTTCGGCTCCGGCATCTGGTCGTACAGACGGCGAAGCAGCGGGCCCATCTTCTTCGTCACCGTTCCGGAGACGATCATGACGTCCGCCTGGCGCGGCGACGTCCGGAACATGACGCCGAACCGATCGAGATCGTAATGAGGCGCGCCGGCCGCCATCATCTCGATCGCGCAGCAGGCGAGGCCGAACGTGAGCGGCCACAGGGAATTGCTGCGGACCCAGCCTTTGAGCGTTTCCAGACTGCCGATAAACACGTTCCGCTCCAGCTCCCGGATGTCCTCCGGGGAGACGTTCGCTAGATTGAATTCCACTGCAGCACCTTCTTTCTCCAGG
Coding sequences within it:
- a CDS encoding NADH-quinone oxidoreductase subunit C; amino-acid sequence: MSGEEQNEAKRRQVGANSESERAGATGAANSGPQAEAPPPKPPSPGQERLDRAVRLLRELVAEDAVEAASINEANGHLPTIVVKNERWPQAARLFRSHGELNANYLRNVAGVDYETHMEVVYYLLNMASGHNYAVKVRTGREAPSVPSATPVWETANWNEREIYDLLGIDFPGHPDLRRIMMPDDWEGHPLRKDYVPLDPEV
- a CDS encoding NuoB/complex I 20 kDa subunit family protein, which encodes MEFNLANVSPEDIRELERNVFIGSLETLKGWVRSNSLWPLTFGLACCAIEMMAAGAPHYDLDRFGVMFRTSPRQADVMIVSGTVTKKMGPLLRRLYDQMPEPKWVIAMGSCATAGGPYVKSYSVIKGVDQIVPVDVYIPGCPPNPAALIYGINKLQEKIRYEARTGKRVTSG